A section of the Tenrec ecaudatus isolate mTenEca1 chromosome 15, mTenEca1.hap1, whole genome shotgun sequence genome encodes:
- the LOC142427614 gene encoding lysine-specific demethylase 4D-like, giving the protein MNSQDYRSQNSSLKIMTFRPTMEEFKDFNKYIAYMESQGAHRAGLAKIIPPKQWTARENYDDVDDILIASPVQQVTTGQTGVFLQYHKKKKSMTMEEYRHLANTDRYRTPTHRDVDDLERTYWKSRMYNSPIYGAGVCGSLFGENTEHWNLRHLGTIQDLLEQECGVVIKGVNTPYLYFGLWQTTFTWHTEDMDLYSINYLHFGEPKTWYAVPPEHGARLERLARELFPGSSSGCANFLRHKVALISPRVLRENGIPVGRITQGAGEFMVTFPYGYHAGFNHGFNCAESINFATLRWVNYGKAASQCSCGEARVTFPMDAFVRILQPERYKLWKHGRDRTSLDHVEPTALTSPEWTAWKGARTRAMVKGRLRSFKPRRARRRSLTLAADSGLGGCALVCPRPTTHSWADSSTVQPEDPTCMGCSPTGSSVSLLPTSVPSAQYLQASPKGTRTRRPQDSDAHQQSVKSRAKSHTASTFVHLPTQALHENQQSTDDSGPRRFEIQHAVKASGCCCDPDLQPLGPLLNPDSLMHPGPCLKSLDNISVNLPDMLVLSPPNESLTSKTFSSYASVHSMAPLDPLGAIAMDPLKLL; this is encoded by the coding sequence ATGAATTCCCAGGACTATCGAAGCCAGAACTCAAGCCTTAAAATCATGACTTTCCGGCCTACCATGGAAGAATTTAAGGATTTCAACAAATACATTGCTTACATGGAATCCCAAGGTGCCCACCGTGCAGGCCTGGCTAAGATAATCCCACCCAAACAGTGGACAGCCAGAGAGAACTATGACGATGTGGATGACATCCTCATAGCCAGTCCTGTGCAGCAGGTAACTACTGGGCaaacaggtgtctttttgcaataccataaaaagaagaaatccatGACCATGGAGGAGTATCGCCACTTGGCCAACACTGACAGATACCGCACTCCCACACACCGGGATGTTGACGATTTGGAGCGGACCTATTGGAAGAGCCGCATGTACAattctcccatttatggggcTGGAGTATGTGGCTCCTTATTTGGTGAAAACACTGAGCATTGGAACCTCAGACACCTGGGGACGATCCAGGATCTGCTGGAGCAGGAGTGTGGAGTTGTCATCAAAGGCGTCAACACCCCCTACCTGTACTTTGGCCTGTGGCAGACCACCTTCACTTGGCACACGGAGGACATGGACCTGTACAGCATCAACTACCTGCACTTCGGGGAGCCCAAAACATGGTATGCGGTGCCCCCTGAGCATGGAGCCCGGCTGGAGAGACTGGCCAGGGAGCTTTTCCCTGGCAGTTCCAGTGGCTGCGCGAACTTCCTGCGgcacaaggtggccctcatcTCACCCAGAGTCCTCAGGGAGAACGGCATTCCTGTTGGTCGGATCACCCAGGGAGCAGGCGAGTTCATGGTCACATTCCCCTATGGATACCACGCTGGCTTCAATCACGGTTTCAACTGTGCGGAATCCATCAACTTTGCCACCCTGCGCTGGGTTAATTACGGTAAAGCTGCTTCTCAGTGCAGCTGTGGGGAAGCCAGGGTCACATTTCCCATGGACGCCTTCGTGCGCATTCTGCAACCCGAGCGCTATAAGCTGTGGAAACACGGCAGGGATCGCACCTCCTTGGACCACGTGGAACCCACAGCACTGACCAGCCCGGAGTGGACGGCCTGGAAGGGAGCCAGGACTCGTGCGATGGTCAAGGGGCGTCTGCGGTCCTTTAAGCCACGCAGGGCCAGGCGTCGCTCTCTGACTCTGGCAGCagacagtgggcttgggggctgtgcactggtaTGTCCTCGTCCCACAACCCACTCCTGGGCAGACAGCTCTACTGTACAGCCTGAGGACCCTACCTGCATGGGTTGCAGTCCTACAGGATCCAGTGTCTCCCTACTTCCCACCTCAGTTCCATCTGCCCAGTATCTCCAGGCTTCACCAAAGGGGACTCGCACTAGGCGTCCTCAGGACTCCGATGCCCACCAGCAGTCTGTCAAGTCCAGGGCCAAGAGCCAcacagcaagcacatttgtacacctgcCCACACAGGCATTGCATGAGAATCAACAATCAACAGATGACTCTGGCCCTCGGAGATTTGAGATCCAGCATGCTGTTAAAGCTTCTGGGTGCTGCTGTGACCCCGATCTTCAGCCCTTGGGACCCCTACTGAATCCTGATTCTCTGATGCACCCTGGCCCCTGCCTGAAGTCACTGGACAACATCTCAGTGAATCTCCCGGACATGCTTGTGCTGAGTCCTCCTAATGAGTCTTTGACTTCTAAAACATTCTCCAGCTATGCCTCTGTGCACAGTATGGCACCTCTGGACCCCCTTGGTGCTATTGCTATGGACCCCCTTAAACTTCTATAG